In Tenebrio molitor chromosome 1, icTenMoli1.1, whole genome shotgun sequence, the sequence GTAATCTATAACATGATTTTAGGTATTCTGTTCTCTTATCTAAGCAAAGTCATTAAATATTCACCGGAAACACTAGAACTGATACTACAGATGTTTCATGTTGTGGCCAATTCATTTCCAATACTTGGAGCAATCGTTGCTGACTGTTGGGTTGGAAAATATGGGACAATTGTTTTCTTCACCTTAATTTACATTTGTGGATTGCTTATCATATCAATAACAGGTATTGCAAGTTTTGGTTCATCATTAATGGTTCCCGGTTATGTTGCAATTTTACTAATCGCCCTTGGAAGTGGATCCATACGAGCTTGCTTACTGGCATTTGGTGGAGACCAGTTTACTTTGCCACAACAACGAAAGCAAATTCATATTTACTTTCatctcttttatttttttggactGATAGGAATATTTGGACGATATCTGACAATAAAAAGGATTCTAAAATTACGTTGTTACGGATACAATACTTGTTGGTCTCTCAGCTTTGGAATTACAACGTTACTCGTAGCTACTGTTTTTAGTAAGGGTCAGTTTGAaggatacattttttatactgGCTTAATTTCAGTTATGTTTATTGTTGGCAAACGTTACTTCATAATTACAAAACCGGAAACTAATATATTTGTCCACTGGACAAATTGCGTGGGAGTAAAAACACTTTCCAGTAGCAAGTAATTCTCTTCTCAATTATTATTCTTTCAGCATGctgttaaacaaaaaattaaatcgtcTGAACATGTTGAAAATTGGTTGGATCGCTCTGTGgaaaaatacggaaaaaaattcgTTCACCACGTAAAAACCAACTTTCGAATATTACCTGTTTATGTTCCTTTAATATTCTATTCAACACTTGAGTTGATAAAAGAGCATATCACCCGGATTCAAGGAGATTTTGTGATTACTAAAACAAAACCCACAAAAGGTTTTTCACAAGAGATTCATAATATGCGGAACATACTTTTTGCGATTCAACTTCTTTTGATTCCGTTATTTGTTGGGGTCATTTATCCTGTATGTGCCAGATGTAACTTACTTACTACGCCTCTTCAGCGAATAGGATGCGGAATAATGTTTAGTGGAATAAGCTTTTTTGTAGCCGGTTTCTTATCTTTAGCCATAGAGTCAAATATTGCTAGTTTACCATCAATGAGTGAATGTCATTTAAGAATTTACAATCCTCTCAATTGTACCATTAGGGTTAACGCTCCACCGTACGTTGATAATGTGGAAATCGCATCGATGGGGAAGCGATTTATTAAAGTCCCAGATTTGGAAGAAATAAAAGTTGTGGATTACGAAATAACGGGCTGCGAAAACTTAATATCAAATATGTCGGGTGatgattttgttgttattcaAGGGAAATCCATAAGTTATTTTGTGTCTACTAGAGGATTCATGCATTTTCTCGACAATATACCGGACTATTCATACGCCCTTCCAAAAATTAGGTGAGTTATACTAATAGTCATTATGCATAACCGAAACCAAACAATTATAGAATATTGGTGGGAAACCCTGATGAAAGACCTAAAAAATGGAATCTTACGCGTCAGGTGCCCGTTGTGCATAGTAAATCCCCTGATTATTCGCTTTACAACGTTAGACCGGGCCCACATGTTTTGGAGGATATGAAAACGGTAATAAACGCAGCTAGAGGAGAAATCTACACAATActcaaatttttacaaaatggtAGTTTAAAGGTAATATCtctaaaagttttaatttcttttttagaaCGGTAAACATTGTTAACAAATTTACGTCTACGActtattttcagaaaaacGAAGTGTATGAAATTACTCAACGAAATAAACCTAACGCACTTTGGCAACTACCGCAAGACATCTTCTTTTTTATAGGGCAAATCATGGTGCATCCAAATTCTTTCGAATTTGCCTACACTCAGGCTCCAATTCACATGAAAACCCTAatgacaactttttttttgtggttagCAACATTTTTTGGTTCCCGtttaaatgatatttttgtACTAATGCCAGAATTCGACAATCAGGTATCGaatatcaaaataatttttcctgtTTACATGACTGAAGTTTGTAGTCGGATGCATTTTTCATATGTAGTGGATTCATGTTGGTTATAATGAGCggatttgtattttttgccAAGAGATACAAATACGTCGAAGACTATAATGATGAGAATATCCAAGATAATGAAGAAATTACATTGAAATAGATCCTATTgtccataaaattattataaggGCAGTTCcaaatttttacgtgaaatttaacatttaaataaagaCACCAAcatggacattttttttatttgacccGAAATCAcctaattttgtattttatttctgcTGCACCTTGCCGCACCATGGAGTCCTCATAGCTTTAGAGAAAAAAATCTCTTCTCATAAAACAACTTAACGTCCAtatattatgtacttattacaTAAAGGGTTGTAATAAACTGGACAGTATTTAACTCATTATGTACAGTATAATATTACAAACAGTCAGTAATATATTGTAAAAGACTcagtaaatttataaaatttgataagtAAAAATGAGATTTTGTAGCAGTAAAAGAACTATTTGGCCAGTATTTCTATGTTCACTATTGTGATTATAATGggcagtaaaaattaataaaatatcagTATGAATTGGCTGGTAATCAATCTGAAAATCTACAGTAAGAATTAATAAATGGCCAGTATGCATTA encodes:
- the LOC138128535 gene encoding peptide transporter family 1-like isoform X3, whose translation is MNSAKEVKYPKQTFLLLIFTLLERFVYYVFAGILFSYLSKVIKYSPETLELILQMFHVVANSFPILGAIVADCWVGKYGTIVFFTLIYICGLLIISITGIASFGSSLMVPGYVAILLIALGSGSIRACLLAFGGDQFTLPQQRKQIHIYFHLFYFFGLIGIFGRYLTIKRILKLRCYGYNTCWSLSFGITTLLVATVFIMFIVGKRYFIITKPETNIFVHWTNCVGHAVKQKIKSSEHVENWLDRSVEKYGKKFVHHVKTNFRILPVYVPLIFYSTLELIKEHITRIQGDFVITKTKPTKGFSQEIHNMRNILFAIQLLLIPLFVGVIYPVCARCNLLTTPLQRIGCGIMFSGISFFVAGFLSLAIESNIASLPSMSECHLRIYNPLNCTIRVNAPPYVDNVEIASMGKRFIKVPDLEEIKVVDYEITGCENLISNMSGDDFVVIQGKSISYFVSTRGFMHFLDNIPDYSYALPKIRILVGNPDERPKKWNLTRQVPVVHSKSPDYSLYNVRPGPHVLEDMKTVINAARGEIYTILKFLQNGSLKKNEVYEITQRNKPNALWQLPQDIFFFIGQIMVHPNSFEFAYTQAPIHMKTLMTTFFLWLATFFGSRLNDIFVLMPEFDNQSDAFFICSGFMLVIMSGFVFFAKRYKYVEDYNDENIQDNEEITLK
- the LOC138128535 gene encoding uncharacterized protein isoform X6, which encodes MTLWQEHEKITYLKSFKEVKYPKQTFLLLIFTLLERFVYYVFAGILFSYLSKVIKYSPETLELILQMFHVVANSFPILGAIVADCWVGKYGTIVFFTLIYICGLLIISITGKSISYFVSTRGFMHFLDNIPDYSYALPKIRILVGNPDERPKKWNLTRQVPVVHSKSPDYSLYNVRPGPHVLEDMKTVINAARGEIYTILKFLQNGSLKKNEVYEITQRNKPNALWQLPQDIFFFIGQIMVHPNSFEFAYTQAPIHMKTLMTTFFLWLATFFGSRLNDIFVLMPEFDNQSDAFFICSGFMLVIMSGFVFFAKRYKYVEDYNDENIQDNEEITLK
- the LOC138128535 gene encoding peptide transporter family 1-like isoform X1 encodes the protein MTLWQEHEKITYLKSFKEVKYPKQTFLLLIFTLLERFVYYVFAGILFSYLSKVIKYSPETLELILQMFHVVANSFPILGAIVADCWVGKYGTIVFFTLIYICGLLIISITGIASFGSSLMVPGYVAILLIALGSGSIRACLLAFGGDQFTLPQQRKQIHIYFHLFYFFGLIGIFGRYLTIKRILKLRCYGYNTCWSLSFGITTLLVATVFIMFIVGKRYFIITKPETNIFVHWTNCVGHAVKQKIKSSEHVENWLDRSVEKYGKKFVHHVKTNFRILPVYVPLIFYSTLELIKEHITRIQGDFVITKTKPTKGFSQEIHNMRNILFAIQLLLIPLFVGVIYPVCARCNLLTTPLQRIGCGIMFSGISFFVAGFLSLAIESNIASLPSMSECHLRIYNPLNCTIRVNAPPYVDNVEIASMGKRFIKVPDLEEIKVVDYEITGCENLISNMSGDDFVVIQGKSISYFVSTRGFMHFLDNIPDYSYALPKIRILVGNPDERPKKWNLTRQVPVVHSKSPDYSLYNVRPGPHVLEDMKTVINAARGEIYTILKFLQNGSLKKNEVYEITQRNKPNALWQLPQDIFFFIGQIMVHPNSFEFAYTQAPIHMKTLMTTFFLWLATFFGSRLNDIFVLMPEFDNQSDAFFICSGFMLVIMSGFVFFAKRYKYVEDYNDENIQDNEEITLK
- the LOC138128535 gene encoding peptide transporter family 1-like isoform X4 gives rise to the protein MTLWQEHEKITYLKSFKEVKYPKQTFLLLIFTLLERFVYYVFAGILFSYLSKVIKYSPETLELILQMFHVVANSFPILGAIVADCWVGKYGTIVFFTLIYICGLLIISITGIFGRYLTIKRILKLRCYGYNTCWSLSFGITTLLVATVFIMFIVGKRYFIITKPETNIFVHWTNCVGHAVKQKIKSSEHVENWLDRSVEKYGKKFVHHVKTNFRILPVYVPLIFYSTLELIKEHITRIQGDFVITKTKPTKGFSQEIHNMRNILFAIQLLLIPLFVGVIYPVCARCNLLTTPLQRIGCGIMFSGISFFVAGFLSLAIESNIASLPSMSECHLRIYNPLNCTIRVNAPPYVDNVEIASMGKRFIKVPDLEEIKVVDYEITGCENLISNMSGDDFVVIQGKSISYFVSTRGFMHFLDNIPDYSYALPKIRILVGNPDERPKKWNLTRQVPVVHSKSPDYSLYNVRPGPHVLEDMKTVINAARGEIYTILKFLQNGSLKKNEVYEITQRNKPNALWQLPQDIFFFIGQIMVHPNSFEFAYTQAPIHMKTLMTTFFLWLATFFGSRLNDIFVLMPEFDNQSDAFFICSGFMLVIMSGFVFFAKRYKYVEDYNDENIQDNEEITLK
- the LOC138128535 gene encoding peptide transporter family 1-like isoform X2, with translation MYSEICQSSRRRCFQFTEVKYPKQTFLLLIFTLLERFVYYVFAGILFSYLSKVIKYSPETLELILQMFHVVANSFPILGAIVADCWVGKYGTIVFFTLIYICGLLIISITGIASFGSSLMVPGYVAILLIALGSGSIRACLLAFGGDQFTLPQQRKQIHIYFHLFYFFGLIGIFGRYLTIKRILKLRCYGYNTCWSLSFGITTLLVATVFIMFIVGKRYFIITKPETNIFVHWTNCVGHAVKQKIKSSEHVENWLDRSVEKYGKKFVHHVKTNFRILPVYVPLIFYSTLELIKEHITRIQGDFVITKTKPTKGFSQEIHNMRNILFAIQLLLIPLFVGVIYPVCARCNLLTTPLQRIGCGIMFSGISFFVAGFLSLAIESNIASLPSMSECHLRIYNPLNCTIRVNAPPYVDNVEIASMGKRFIKVPDLEEIKVVDYEITGCENLISNMSGDDFVVIQGKSISYFVSTRGFMHFLDNIPDYSYALPKIRILVGNPDERPKKWNLTRQVPVVHSKSPDYSLYNVRPGPHVLEDMKTVINAARGEIYTILKFLQNGSLKKNEVYEITQRNKPNALWQLPQDIFFFIGQIMVHPNSFEFAYTQAPIHMKTLMTTFFLWLATFFGSRLNDIFVLMPEFDNQSDAFFICSGFMLVIMSGFVFFAKRYKYVEDYNDENIQDNEEITLK
- the LOC138128535 gene encoding peptide transporter family 1-like isoform X5, whose product is MTLWQEHEKITYLKSFKEVKYPKQTFLLLIFTLLERFVYYVFAGILFSYLSKVIKYSPETLELILQMFHVVANSFPILGAIVADCWVGKYGTIVFFTLIYICGLLIISITVMFIVGKRYFIITKPETNIFVHWTNCVGHAVKQKIKSSEHVENWLDRSVEKYGKKFVHHVKTNFRILPVYVPLIFYSTLELIKEHITRIQGDFVITKTKPTKGFSQEIHNMRNILFAIQLLLIPLFVGVIYPVCARCNLLTTPLQRIGCGIMFSGISFFVAGFLSLAIESNIASLPSMSECHLRIYNPLNCTIRVNAPPYVDNVEIASMGKRFIKVPDLEEIKVVDYEITGCENLISNMSGDDFVVIQGKSISYFVSTRGFMHFLDNIPDYSYALPKIRILVGNPDERPKKWNLTRQVPVVHSKSPDYSLYNVRPGPHVLEDMKTVINAARGEIYTILKFLQNGSLKKNEVYEITQRNKPNALWQLPQDIFFFIGQIMVHPNSFEFAYTQAPIHMKTLMTTFFLWLATFFGSRLNDIFVLMPEFDNQSDAFFICSGFMLVIMSGFVFFAKRYKYVEDYNDENIQDNEEITLK